The sequence TCCGCCTGGTGGGCCGGTCCGCTGTGGTCCGCGCTTGCCCTCACGGGTGTCCTGCTGCATGGCCCTGTCCTGACCGCCCGACTCATCGGGCTGGCCCCTGCCCTCCATGCCGCGGTCGTATCCCCAACCGGCCGCATCGCTGCTGCCCCATGCCCTACACCTGGCCGCCGAGCAGGCTTGATCGCAAGCAGCCCCGCCCAACCGTTCATCCGTCTCGTCGGCCCCTGGCGGATGATCTTCCGCCGCATCACCGGACACGCGACCACCTTCGGCAAGACTGAGCGCTGAAGCACCACCCAATCCACCTCAGGAAGTTGGACCAGCAAGTGACTGAATCCGCCACCCCCGCAATTCGCACCTCCGCCAAAGCCGTTGTCCTCCACGACGACCAGATCCTCCTCATGCGTGCCGTCTGGGAGGACCAGGAGTGCTACTTCCTCCCTGGAGGCGGCCAACACCCCGGAGAGAGTCTCGGCGACGCCGTCGCCCGCGAAGTCGACGAGGAAACCGGCCTGACCGTCACCGTCGAGCGGCTGCTGTGGCTCCGTGAATACATCGGCGCCAACCACGACCACCCCGAAAGCGAAGCCGACACCCACCGCATTGAAGCGATCTTCCTGTGCACCCCCACCAGCGATCCCGGCCAGCTCGGCGGCCATGCCCAGGACGAGGTGCAGACCGGCCTGGAATGGGTACCGCTGGGCAAAGTCCCTGCCCTCAACCTGCTGCCACGGGCCATCCGCCAGCCAATCGCCTCCCTCCCGGAGGCGCCTAAGCCCCCCGGCACCTACCTCGGCGATGTCGCCTGACAGCGCTATGGACGGTATCGACGGCCGCGTCCCACCCAGCGCCCGCGAGATCACCACCGGCCAGGCCAACCGCGTCTGGTCGGTGGAAGGACCGACGCCGTACATCCTCAAGCACTACGGCGACCCGAGCCGTGCTGCCAATGAAGCCGCCGCTCTCCGGCTCCTGACCAGCCACCGTGCCCCATGCCCACAGCTGCTCGCCGCGTCCAGCGGCAGCAGCACCCCTCCATGGACCGCACAGGCCGCACTACACGCGAAGCCTGTGCCCATCGACCGGTTCCTGGCAGACCTCGCCGAACCGCTGGCCGCCATCCACCGCATCCCCGGCACACACTTCGGCCGCCTCGTCGGCGCTCGTCAACACCACAGCTGGACCGACTACCTCCACGATCGCCTGCGCACGTACGCGGCTGCTACCCCAGCCCTACGCGCCGTGGCCCGACACCTCCACCAAGTAGTCGACGCCAGCGATAACGCGATCCAGCCAGTGCTGCTCCATCACGACCTGCAGCCGAGCCACCTCCTGCGCGAACCCGCTGGCCCCCCACTGCTCATCGACTGGGAGCTGGCTATTTTCGGGGACCATCGGTCCGATCTCGCTCGCCTCGCCGTACGCCTCGACCTCGACGACCCCACACCCGTGCTCGCTCTTGTCAGCCGGCCCGACGCCACAGCCGAAGGCCGACTCCATCTGTACTGGCGCATCCACCTGCTCGCCGACGCTGCGCTGAGCACGGACCGCGCCGTATGGGAACGGGCAGCCGGGAGGTTACTTGGATTGAGCGTCACGTAGCTGCTGGCGACTGCCGAGCCTCTAGTGCTGCTGGTGAACTCTGGGGCGATGAGCTACAAGAGCAGATCACTGGCGGGCGCCCGGGGGCAGGTCGCGGGGAACGGCTTCGCAACGGGACCAACTCGGGGAGACGGACACGGTCTCAACCCCTGCGGATCTTCGCTATGAAGTGGGTGGACTCGCGGAAGCGAGTGTGTGCCTCGGGGCGGTCGTTTGTGAAGGGCACTTCACCCCGATCCGTACTGCAGGCCGCATCTCCCATGGTCAAGACACCGGACCTTAGCCTCTTGGCACGCCCGCTCTGCAATCCCCAGGCTCGCGTCCCGTACAGCGTCTCCCCCTCGCGCTGTCAGTGGCGGGGAATACGGTTTCGGTACGAGCGTTCGATCTGCGGGGGAGGGCTACATGGCGACAGAACGAAAGTGCCCTGAGTGCAGGGTCAGGGACAGTGCCAATCGGATGGGGAAGCCTGGCAGATGTTTCGACTGTGTTGACAATCGATACCGGCAACTTGGCTGGAACCCCAGTGAGCCGTACGTCTCCCCGGAGCAGGCGCGTCAGTGCGTGTGCATCGAATGTGGTCAGCCCGATCTGATCACCTACGCCGAGATCCGCAGCAAGAACAGCCGCTACTGCGCCTGGTGCTCGTGCCGTCAGATGTACGAACACGGCCTTGTGAGCGAGCCTTCGAAGTGGGACATCACAGTAGAGCAAGCGGTGCAGATCGTCCTGGGGAACGACTTCCTCGCCCGTGGCCCGGCGGGTGAGGTGTTGGATGTCGTTGGGCTCACTTGTCAGATGGAGCACGTGTGGTCGCTTGTCGCAGTGGAGTGCATTGTGTGCGGCACGCCCACCAGGCGGAGCGTATCCATGAGTCTGAGCAGCCGTAGCGAGCCCCGATTTAGTCGGTGTTCGCACTGCTTCGCGCTGCCCCTGGCCCCATGGCAAGACGAGTTCTTTGAGGCTCACGGGCTCGTGCGTGACCACGACGGGTATGCCCGTCTCGGTGAGCGAGTTGCAGCCCGTTGCATGGACTGCGGGACTGAGCGCAGGATCTCGATCTCCGAACTCAAGAGCGGTGTTGCTCCTTGCCTCAACTGCGCTGAAGCAACCGATCCGGATGCCGTACACATCGTCTACGTGATGCGCTTTCCAGGATTCAGTGCCCGCAAGGTTGGCATCACCAGCACCGAAGTGCGGCACGACAGGATTGCCTCTCACCTGGCACAGGGCGGGATTCTGCTTGATCAGCATGAGGTACCGAACAGGGAAGCCGCCCGGACGGTGGAGGACTTCGTACTGCGTGCCGTGCGGGACTTTCCGAGCGGCTGCACAGCCCGGGATTTCCCTCAGGGAGGCTTCACGGAGACGTGGAGTGATGACGGCCCCGACATAGATCTCGGCAACGTCATCGGGAAGCTAACCGCGAAAGCGGCACCTGGCTTCGATCGGCTGAGGAAGCTCACAGCCTACTTCGAGAGCGAGCCGGCGACCATCGAGGAACTGGTTGAATTCCGGCATATCGAGACCATTGAGGTCGATGGGGCCGAGGTGCACCAGCTCGGTTTCAGCGAGCCCTTGGAACAGGTCCTGCGTAAGATTCGAGCCCGCAGGGCAGCGCGAGCTGCTGAAGCGACCGAAGCCGAGTAAGGGTGCGGTGCCTGCAGATGCGGCGCAGACGAGTTCGTCATCGTCGGCGGCCGTGATGGCGGGTTCGACGCGTTACGGGCACGGAGCTTGGCCGAGATGGCGTGCGGTGGTCTGGACTGCGAGCGCCCAGCCTCAGACCGCAGAGTCGTCAAATCTTGTGATCCATGGCAGGCGAGCTGGCGCATGCCTCCGCAGGGTCCGATCCGCCGGCACGAACCCGTGGACGAGTTCGAAGGGGGGAGCGCTCTTCAAACGGTGGCAGTCTCCAGCGAGAACTTCGGCGAAAGCAAGCAACTTGCGACGGGCTGGGCCCTCAAGCTGGTGAGCTGCGACCTTGGCGCCGTCGCTGATCAGCTTCGTGGTGTTGAGCAACTCGTTCTTGGCAGCTGGATCACCGTGTGCGAGGGCAGGCGACAAGCGGTCCCGTTCTCCGACTACGTGGGCGGCAGCCAAGCAGAGAACGGTTGAAGCTGCTGCCTCGGAGGGCTCTCCCGCGTTGGTCATGGCATTTGCCAGCAGAGGGAGAGCAGAGGAGGGGAGGGGATCGACTATCTCCCCGAGGGATTCCTCGACTTGGAGCCCTGCATCTGTTCCCATACGGTCCACGCACAGCGGTGGCTGGTCAGAAGAGGTCTGACGTAGTTCCCAGCGCTCTACGCTGGGGTCCGCTACAGCGGCCCTGAGAATGGCGCGGCATGCCTCTCTCAGTGTCTCAATGGAGATGTCGGGCACGTCCAACTGCACGAGATTGCCCTGGCGTCGGATGTCCAGCACCGGGAATCTGGCTTCTCCAGCTGCCTGGAGTATGGAGAGGTCTCGGCCGACGTAGTTCGAGTCTTCCGCACCCCAAATGATGAGTGGTGCGTTCTGCGCGTACGCCACGGCGACTCCGTGCTCGAACCCGTGGCAGATGGTGCGAGCGCGGATTGCTGCGTCCAGTACCTGCTCCAGATCGGCTGGGTGTCCGCCTAGGAGGAGCGTGCTGTTGACGGGGTCCCAGCGGAAGTCCTCGTGGGCGTTCGCGTTGCGCCATTCGGGGCGGATTGTCGAAGCCAGGAGCTGGCACAGCGGATGACCGTCTTCAGCTGCCAGCAGGTCCCGTACGGTCGCGAGTGAGGCCCCTTGCGGAGCCGCCCTGCCCAGCAGTTCCAAGACCACAATGGCCGTGCGCTTGACATCACTTTCCAGCACAGCCCGGTGCAGGTCCATGACCGCACGTGCCCTCTCTTCCTGGTGCTCCGCACGGTTGTAGGCATCGTGGTAGGCGATCTGTCCGCGATGGGAGGACAGCATCTCTGGCTCACGATCGACGTGCCGTGCCATCACCGAACATGTCCGTTCCGGTTCTGACTTCAGATGGGACGCCACCAGATCACGTGCCAGGAGGGCGGCGCGGTGGGCCACCAAGGGACGGTCGGACAGCGCAAGGACGGCGAGGTGATGGAGCAGTTTCACCGTCAGCGGTAGCGAGTCATCGATCAGATGCCTCATGCTCTGGCGTAGCCGACGATCGAGTGTTTTTGGGGCCTTTGCCCAAGCGGCCAGCAAACGGGCCCGTGACGCCACACCCGAGCCGGGACTCAGTTGCTCGGCCGATACCCCCAGCGATCGCTGATAGACGTCCTCGTCGGGAAGGCTGGCGTGATCAGTACTGGCGGCAGCCTCCAGAGCCTGTCCAGTTGCTTGGGCACCGAGAGAATGCCTCCGTACTGCAGACCAAGCGGACTCCGCCCATCCCTCCTCCAGACAGGCGAACAGTGCTTGGGCCTCGCTCCGATTCGCTCGCGCCAGGTCAGCCGCCAACCGTCGCTCGACCGCGCTGGTGCGGGACGGACTGAACCGGGAGACCTCATCTGCCACAGTGCCCAAGGCGACTACCGACGCGCGGAGCCGCCCCAACAATTCTGGAAGCTGTTTCCCGACGCTCCGGCCAGAAGCGGTTCGCAGGCGCAGGATCTCGGCAACTATCTCGTCGGTCTCCCGCTGAAGCCTCGGCAGGTCAGCGTCCCTCAACACTGACTTCCACTGCGCGCGGGTCACCGCCACGAAGGCAACATCCTGCTGTCCCGTGGTCTGCTCAGGAGGCGCGGAGAGACTCAGTTTTCGGATCACTGCTTGCGCAGCGGCACATGACTCTCGCTCGACCGTGCCCAGTTGGTCGGGAAGAGATACGTCCACCGGCACAGGATGACACCGGCGCCCTGCCTGAAGCCTGTTGTTTTCCTCGCGCCCATTTATGCCCGCACATGTCGACGATGCTGGAACCTGGTGCGGGGCCGCCGACCGTGCTGGTCAGGTCCACGGTCTGCGTGCGCGATGCGTGAGCGGATGGCATGGCACAGGCCGCCACGGGATGGACTGCTCATCGAGCTGTACGCCGCTGATCAGGCGAAATCGAACCGCTGAGCATAGTTCGGCACCCCCCGTCACGATCCCGCACCCCCTCGTAATGCGTAGGTCTCGGGTTCGAATCCCGAAGGCGGCTCCGTAAAAAGGCCAGGTCAGATTCCGTCTGACCTGGCCTTTTGTGCTGGGCTTCTGGTGGGGCCTCGGGTTGGGGTCCGGCGTTGGGGCCTGGGGGGTGTGAGGGGGTGCCTGAAGCCAGGTGTTCCGCTGTCCTGGGCCCCAGTCTTCAGGCCTCTCTGAACTGCGGAAATGTGGTTGAAGGGTTTCGCCGGTTTCCTGCTGATGCCGAATCTCTGGCTCAGGTGACCAGGTGACCAGGTCACCAGGTGACGCCGAGCAGATGGTGGCCCTGGTGGGACGTCGATGCCCTGAACTGTGCGGTGACCAGGTCCGCAACGTCGCAGTGTGAACTCCGCCGTTGAGGTGCGTGGCCACCAAGTGGCACGTGTTGATGCGAGCTGACCGGGGCCGCCCGTCCCACCCGGCGTGCCAGGCCTGACCAACCTGGTGAGACGCGCAACCAGGCCCCGGCACGCCTGGTGGGACGGGCGCGTGTCTGCTGCGCGAAAGCGGTCCTGATGTCCACTTCGACGTCACGGAGGTGCCGGGGACGTCGGCACGGAGAGGTACGCCTACGGCACGGCGGTGGTGATCGCCCCGAAGCAGTGATGCCTGGCGCGGTTGGGCAGCAGGACGATCACACGCGTCACACGCTGCTCAGCCGTGCCGCATGGCGCTGGTCGGAATCGCACTCCCAAGGTGGAACCCCTTCTCATTCTCGCGGGCAGTGCCCCGGAGAGCCTCACTCGGAGCGGGCCACCTGCGAGGGGTGTACGCGCATGACGAGCAGTCCGGGGACGATGACTCCCAGCAGCCCCAGGCCGGCGCAGCCGAGGGCCACCTGTGCCAATACGCCCCACGGCAGGAGGGTCAGTAGATCCGCCGTCGGCAGGGCCAGTCGTGTGGCGAGCCCGGCGAGGGACACGGCCACCACTACGGCTGCGGCGCTGAGCCCGCTGAGCACGACGACCGCGGACTCCCAGCCGAGCATGCGCAGCAGCTGGCCGCGCGTGCTTCCGGTGAGCCGCAGGACCGCGAACTCCTGCCGGCGTCGTCGCGTTGCGAGCAGCAAGGTGTTCAGTATGCCGATTCCGGAGAACGCAATGAGGGGGACCATCAGGATGCGCAGGCCCACAGCATTGCGCTCTTGCCGCTTGTCGGCTCGCGCATGCTGCAGCCGCGTTTCTTTGACGGCAGGTTCCTTCGCTGTGGTCAGGGCTGCCGGCCCTGTGCTCCGGCTCGGCACCGACACCACATTCGGCCTGGAATCCATCTCCTGCGACACGGAGTTGCCGCACAGCAGCATCGCGCTGAGGCCTGCTGCGATGAGCACCGGGCCGGCCATGGCGGCCACGCGGCGTGTGGCCGCTGCACTGTTCGCCGCCGCCAGCGTGCCTGTGTAACGGGAGAACAACCGCCCGGGTACGGCGCTCAGCGCGGCGATGGGGCGCACGAGGAGCGGGATGAGCAGCCATATGGACAGGATCAGCAGCAGGCACAGCGCCATGGCGCCGTTGATCGCCTCGTGCGGGCCGTTCCGGCGCCCGTACCAGTCCCAGGACGCCCAGGCGAGCCCGATCACGACGAGCGCGCCGATGGCGCGCCCGGTCGGCATCGCGCGCCGCTCCACCTCGGCCTCGCGCAGGGCGGCGATCGGCGAGATCCGCATCGGGCCGTTCGTTGCGGCCCACGCGGCCAGTACGGCGATGCCCGTTGTACACAACACGCCTGCGGTGAAGCCCGGCAGGGACAGGCCACCTGAGGGACCGGGCTCCAAAATGTCGTTGCGGATGAGCCAGGACAGCGCGGGTCCGGCCGCGGCCAGGCCGATGCCCGCGCCTGCCGTAGCTCCGCCGAGAGAGATCACCAAGGCCTCGCCCACGATCTCCAGCCGCAGTTGCCGGGACGTGGCCCCGATGGTCCGCAGGGCCCCGATCTCACGGCGGCGCTGCTGCACCACCAGGGACATCGTGTTGACGACCAGCAGCCAGGCGGTCAGCCCGGACGTGCCGCCCACAAGGCCCAGCAACGACCCGGCCGACTTCTCGGCACCGCTGTCGGCGCTCACTTGGTGCACCCGGTCCAGTACCGTCGTCAGAGTGGTGACCAGCGCCGAACTCATCACTACCACCACGAGCACTCCGGCGTACTGCCACAGCCGGGTGCGCAGGGAACCCATCAGGAGGGAGAACACCGTCAGACCTCCAGAGCGGCCATGCGAGCCGCGATGGTCTCGGCGGTGACCTCGGCTCCGGTGAGGCGGTCCACGAGCCGGCCGTCGGCGAGTACCAGCACCTCGTCCGCCCAGGCAGCCGCCTGCGGGTCGTGCGTCACCATGACCACGGTGGTGCCCCGGGCGTCGACCGCTTTCCGCAGCAGGTTGAGCACTTCACGGCCCGAGGCCCGGTCCAGGGCGCCGGTCGGCTCGTCCGCGAAGACCACCTCAGGGTGGGTGACCAGCGCCCGGGCCAAGGCGGCGCGCTGCTGCTGACCGCCCGATAACTCGGCCGGTCTGCGATGGTGCTTGTCCAACAAGCTCACATCGGCGAGGAGTTCCTCCAGTTGGTGCGGTTCCGGCCGGCGGCCCGCCAGCCGCAGCGGCAGCGCCACGTTGGCGGCGACGGTCAGAGCAGGGACCAGGTGGAAGTCCTGGAAGACGAACCCGATGCGGTCCCGCCGCAGTAGCGTCAACTGCCGCTCGGAGAGCCCGGCGAGCTCCTGCCCGGCCAGCGTCACCGAGCCGGAGGACGGCCGCTCCAGGCCCGCTGCACAGTGCAGCAGCGTGGACTTCCCGGAGCCCGACGGGCCCATCACGGCCGTGAAAGAGCCGCCGGGGATGGTGTGGTTGATGCCGTGCAGGGCGGTGACCGTGTGCCGGCCCCGTCCGTGCGCTTTCTGCAGGGACCGCAGGGCGACGGCGGGATTCCTGCCGGGCCCGTGCTTGTGGACGGCGTGGGGCGGCTGCATTGTCTTCATGGGTCGAGTCAAGCTTTCCCGGGGCACGATGTCGGTGGAGCGAGCTGGACGGCCGGGGTAGAGCGCGGTCTACCTTTGCTCCGCTCTTCTGCCGGTGCAGGGTGAAGAGACGGCCGCGAGGGCGGGTGGGGGACGGATGGATGTCCGGCAGCAGTACGAGGCGGCATGCGGACGATTACGCATCGCGAGCGCGCGGCTGGCCCGGTCGGTGCTCTATCTGGTGGGCGGCTTCCCCGTGGGGCTGTTGTGGCTGATCTGCTGCGCGGTTCTGCTGGGGCTGGGTGTGGCGACAGCGCTGTTCCTCGTGGGCATCCCGCTGATCGCCGCCGGGCTGCTGTCGGGCATCCCGCTGGGTGCGGTCGAGCGGGCCCGGCTGCGGATGTTCACCGGCACCGCCGTTCCCTCACCACACGCCCCGGCCTCCGGCCGCAGGCCGCGCGCCTGGCTCCGGCAGCGGTCGACCGAGCCCGCGACCTGGTGGGAGCTGGCCTACGCGGTGGCCCACTGCGCGCTGTCGATCTGCGACTTCGTCCTGGTGACGGGAAGCCTGACGCTGTCCCTGGCACTGCTCGCCGCACCGCTTCTGCGCCGCTTCACCCCGGACGGTCAGGTGCACATGGCGGTCTTCCAGGCGTACTCGGATGCTCAGGCCTTCGTGTTGGTGCTGTGCGGCACCGTCCTGCTCACCCTGACATATCTGACGCTGACCAGGTACGCAGCCGTCCGTGCCCGACTGGCCACGAGTGTGCTGACGAAACGCCGCAATGCTGCCGGAGCCGATCAGGACGAACGCATCGGCCACCTTGTCCGGTCCAGGGCCCGCATCCTGGACGCCTACGACGCGGAGCGCCGCCGGATCGAGCGCGATCTGCACGACGGTGCCCAGCAGCGTCTCACCGGCCTGATCATGACGCTCGGTCTCGCGCGGCTGGAGCTCCCCGGGGGCGACAGCGCCGTCCGTGAACTCGTCGACAAGGCTGCCGAGGAGGCGCGGACGACCCTCCAGGAACTCCGGGAACTCGTCCACGGCATCTATCCCGCGACGCTCACCGACCGGGGCCTGTCCGCCGCTCTGGTCGAACTCGCCGAAGATGCCGTCCTGCCGGTGGAGACCGATGTCGCGCTGGCCGAGCGTCCGCCGGAGGCCGTGGAGGCAGCGACGTACTTCGTGGCCTGCGAGGCGATGGCCAACGTCACCAAGCACAGCGCTGCCACCGAAGGCCGGCTGTCGCTGCGCCGCACGGGCACCGGGCTCGTTCTGGAGGTGCGCGACAATGGCGTCGGTGGCGCCGACGCAGAGTCCGGGACCGGTCTGCTGGGGCTCGCGGACCGGGTCGCGGTCTTCGGCGGAACCGTTCATCTGTCGAGCCCGGTCGGTGGACCGACCCTCTTGCATGTGGAGATTCCATGCGGATCGTGATGGCGGAGGATTCCTCCCTGCTCAGGGAGGGCCTGGTACAGATCCTCAGCAAATTCGGCCATCACGTCGTCGCCGCGGTCGACAATGCGCCTTCCCTCATCGCCGCGGTGCGGGAACACCGTCCCGATCTCGCCCTGGTGGACGTGCGACTGCCGCCGGGCTTCAAGGACGAAGGCCTGCGCGCGGCCATCGCCCTGCGCGCGGAGAGCCCCGGCCTCGGCGTGCTGGTGCTCTCGCAGTACCTGAACGCGGACTACGCGGCGGAATTGCTGGAGAAGAATTCCTCCGGAGTGGGATACCTGCTCAAGGACCGGGTCGGCGATATCCCGGAATTCCTCGGCTCGGTGCAGCG is a genomic window of Streptomyces sp. Edi2 containing:
- a CDS encoding NUDIX domain-containing protein yields the protein MTESATPAIRTSAKAVVLHDDQILLMRAVWEDQECYFLPGGGQHPGESLGDAVAREVDEETGLTVTVERLLWLREYIGANHDHPESEADTHRIEAIFLCTPTSDPGQLGGHAQDEVQTGLEWVPLGKVPALNLLPRAIRQPIASLPEAPKPPGTYLGDVA
- a CDS encoding phosphotransferase, with translation MSPDSAMDGIDGRVPPSAREITTGQANRVWSVEGPTPYILKHYGDPSRAANEAAALRLLTSHRAPCPQLLAASSGSSTPPWTAQAALHAKPVPIDRFLADLAEPLAAIHRIPGTHFGRLVGARQHHSWTDYLHDRLRTYAAATPALRAVARHLHQVVDASDNAIQPVLLHHDLQPSHLLREPAGPPLLIDWELAIFGDHRSDLARLAVRLDLDDPTPVLALVSRPDATAEGRLHLYWRIHLLADAALSTDRAVWERAAGRLLGLSVT
- a CDS encoding ABC transporter permease, yielding MFSLLMGSLRTRLWQYAGVLVVVVMSSALVTTLTTVLDRVHQVSADSGAEKSAGSLLGLVGGTSGLTAWLLVVNTMSLVVQQRRREIGALRTIGATSRQLRLEIVGEALVISLGGATAGAGIGLAAAGPALSWLIRNDILEPGPSGGLSLPGFTAGVLCTTGIAVLAAWAATNGPMRISPIAALREAEVERRAMPTGRAIGALVVIGLAWASWDWYGRRNGPHEAINGAMALCLLLILSIWLLIPLLVRPIAALSAVPGRLFSRYTGTLAAANSAAATRRVAAMAGPVLIAAGLSAMLLCGNSVSQEMDSRPNVVSVPSRSTGPAALTTAKEPAVKETRLQHARADKRQERNAVGLRILMVPLIAFSGIGILNTLLLATRRRRQEFAVLRLTGSTRGQLLRMLGWESAVVVLSGLSAAAVVVAVSLAGLATRLALPTADLLTLLPWGVLAQVALGCAGLGLLGVIVPGLLVMRVHPSQVARSE
- a CDS encoding ABC transporter ATP-binding protein, whose product is MKTMQPPHAVHKHGPGRNPAVALRSLQKAHGRGRHTVTALHGINHTIPGGSFTAVMGPSGSGKSTLLHCAAGLERPSSGSVTLAGQELAGLSERQLTLLRRDRIGFVFQDFHLVPALTVAANVALPLRLAGRRPEPHQLEELLADVSLLDKHHRRPAELSGGQQQRAALARALVTHPEVVFADEPTGALDRASGREVLNLLRKAVDARGTTVVMVTHDPQAAAWADEVLVLADGRLVDRLTGAEVTAETIAARMAALEV
- a CDS encoding sensor domain-containing protein — encoded protein: MDVRQQYEAACGRLRIASARLARSVLYLVGGFPVGLLWLICCAVLLGLGVATALFLVGIPLIAAGLLSGIPLGAVERARLRMFTGTAVPSPHAPASGRRPRAWLRQRSTEPATWWELAYAVAHCALSICDFVLVTGSLTLSLALLAAPLLRRFTPDGQVHMAVFQAYSDAQAFVLVLCGTVLLTLTYLTLTRYAAVRARLATSVLTKRRNAAGADQDERIGHLVRSRARILDAYDAERRRIERDLHDGAQQRLTGLIMTLGLARLELPGGDSAVRELVDKAAEEARTTLQELRELVHGIYPATLTDRGLSAALVELAEDAVLPVETDVALAERPPEAVEAATYFVACEAMANVTKHSAATEGRLSLRRTGTGLVLEVRDNGVGGADAESGTGLLGLADRVAVFGGTVHLSSPVGGPTLLHVEIPCGS
- a CDS encoding response regulator transcription factor, whose amino-acid sequence is MRIVMAEDSSLLREGLVQILSKFGHHVVAAVDNAPSLIAAVREHRPDLALVDVRLPPGFKDEGLRAAIALRAESPGLGVLVLSQYLNADYAAELLEKNSSGVGYLLKDRVGDIPEFLGSVQRVADGETVIDTEIVRRLLGRRRGQSSVQSLTRREKEVLALMAEGRSNASIANSLSVSQAAVSKHIGNIFHKLGLPESGTDHRRVLAVLAYLRQ